Proteins from a genomic interval of Rhodospirillaceae bacterium:
- a CDS encoding MltA domain-containing protein: protein MPKIRRFLSRHPIAVVLFMCLLVLGTWLWIKDRPSSVPVTLLPQKIWVTPISFQQLPGWSQDNISEIIPALENSCAKYKKLAPERSVGSADWRIKVADWLPLCQELGLIGPSFSDVVKFLEKWLQPFALQPFQPIPGLFTGYYEPEIQGSTLPDAKHQIPLYRVPDDLIIVDLGKFREEWQNQQIIGRITDGTLQPYYTREQIAQGALKGKGQEIIWLQDRIDGFFLEIQGSGVIRLPDNQQIRVGYAGKNGHPYRAVGAKFIQDGILTREQVSLQSIREWLSRHPEQQQKFMDFNPSYVFFNLLPSDIKGAIGAQGVVLTAGRSMAVDPVYIPLGTLLWLDSTWPFVPKGAGESGNPVLERKLQRLMIAQDTGGAIKGPIRGDVFWGTGEAAGNIAGYMKQNGTYYLIVPKTIPIPAELTVK, encoded by the coding sequence ATGCCGAAGATTAGACGCTTTTTATCGCGCCATCCGATTGCCGTCGTCCTTTTTATGTGTCTGCTAGTTTTGGGAACGTGGCTATGGATTAAAGACCGGCCGTCATCCGTGCCAGTGACTCTTTTACCGCAAAAAATATGGGTAACCCCTATATCATTCCAGCAATTGCCGGGTTGGTCACAAGATAATATTAGCGAAATCATTCCGGCTTTAGAGAATTCTTGCGCAAAATATAAAAAACTGGCACCAGAGCGATCAGTAGGCAGTGCCGATTGGCGGATAAAAGTGGCAGATTGGTTACCGCTTTGCCAAGAATTAGGCCTTATAGGCCCTAGCTTTTCGGATGTCGTAAAGTTTCTTGAAAAATGGTTGCAACCCTTTGCTTTGCAACCATTTCAACCTATACCCGGGCTTTTCACCGGTTATTATGAACCAGAAATTCAGGGATCAACGCTTCCCGATGCCAAGCACCAAATTCCCCTTTACCGTGTCCCCGATGATTTGATTATCGTTGATCTCGGTAAATTTAGGGAAGAATGGCAGAACCAACAAATTATCGGTCGGATTACGGATGGGACGCTTCAGCCTTATTATACCCGTGAACAAATCGCCCAAGGTGCCCTAAAAGGCAAAGGGCAAGAAATTATCTGGCTACAGGATAGGATTGATGGGTTTTTCTTGGAAATTCAGGGATCAGGGGTAATCAGGTTACCCGATAATCAACAGATTCGAGTAGGCTATGCTGGCAAAAACGGCCATCCTTACCGAGCGGTCGGTGCCAAATTCATCCAAGACGGAATCCTAACCCGGGAACAGGTCAGTTTACAATCCATCCGCGAGTGGCTTAGCCGTCATCCGGAACAGCAGCAAAAGTTCATGGATTTTAACCCGAGCTATGTTTTTTTCAACCTTCTACCCTCTGATATAAAGGGTGCAATTGGCGCACAAGGGGTGGTTCTGACGGCTGGCCGCAGTATGGCGGTTGATCCGGTTTATATTCCCTTAGGAACATTGCTTTGGCTTGATAGTACTTGGCCATTTGTCCCAAAGGGGGCGGGCGAGAGCGGTAACCCTGTGCTAGAAAGAAAATTGCAACGATTGATGATCGCCCAGGATACAGGGGGGGCAATTAAAGGACCGATTCGGGGGGATGTTTTTTGGGGGACGGGTGAGGCTGCAGGGAACATTGCTGGTTATATGAAACAAAACGGCACCTATTATCTGATTGTCCCTAAAACAATTCCGATCCCAGCTGAATTAACAGTTAAGTAA
- a CDS encoding Smr/MutS family protein gives MTQRKSSKSIVEPDGKLWEQVVKNVQPLKNKGIKILLSVPQEILALPIIRSPRKKPIIDRQPVVRSQPNPQPSLSVGDLQQLDRSLQQKMKRGELTISATLDLHGLTQDRAIARLTSFLNQAYAQQNRCVLVITGKGAGGLKAGVLQQGVPKWLNTQPLRAIILAFCYAQRNQGGQGALYVLLKRNKLL, from the coding sequence ATGACCCAAAGAAAATCAAGCAAATCGATCGTAGAGCCAGATGGCAAGCTTTGGGAACAGGTTGTTAAAAATGTCCAGCCCCTTAAAAACAAGGGAATAAAAATTTTGCTAAGCGTTCCCCAAGAAATTCTAGCCCTTCCAATCATTCGTTCCCCAAGAAAAAAACCTATTATTGACAGACAACCGGTCGTGCGATCGCAGCCTAACCCTCAACCTTCCTTATCCGTTGGGGATCTGCAGCAATTGGATCGTAGCCTGCAGCAAAAGATGAAGCGGGGCGAATTAACCATTTCTGCGACCTTGGATTTGCATGGCCTAACCCAGGATAGGGCGATTGCCCGGTTAACCTCCTTTCTTAATCAAGCTTACGCGCAGCAAAACCGTTGTGTGTTAGTGATTACCGGTAAAGGGGCAGGGGGGTTAAAAGCGGGAGTTTTACAACAGGGTGTACCCAAATGGCTGAATACCCAACCCCTTCGTGCCATCATCCTGGCTTTTTGCTACGCCCAGCGGAATCAAGGGGGGCAAGGGGCGTTATATGTTTTACTGAAAAGAAATAAACTTTTATAA
- a CDS encoding glutathione S-transferase family protein → MGIQKKIDKPAKQHLTLYSHPDSGHCYKVKLMMAIAGLAHDYQIIDINIPRPQRPESFRKLAKFGEVPLLTAGQQAYVQSNAILMFLANLTKKFGAENEILLSKVREWLFWEANRLGFSLPNLRYARRFAPQNYPAGAISWIEGRYKTDISRLEEELADGRTFITGEKLTIADFSLCGYLFWAEQAEVDVPRKVQQWLQRISKIPGWGHPDILLK, encoded by the coding sequence ATGGGTATTCAAAAAAAAATAGATAAACCTGCCAAGCAACATTTGACCCTATATAGCCATCCTGATTCAGGGCATTGTTACAAAGTTAAGTTAATGATGGCAATTGCGGGCTTGGCCCATGACTATCAAATCATCGATATTAATATCCCGCGGCCGCAAAGGCCGGAGTCTTTTAGAAAACTAGCAAAATTCGGGGAAGTGCCTTTACTAACCGCTGGTCAACAAGCTTATGTCCAATCCAATGCGATTTTGATGTTTTTAGCAAATCTCACCAAAAAATTTGGGGCAGAGAATGAAATATTGCTGTCAAAAGTACGGGAATGGCTGTTCTGGGAGGCTAACCGCTTGGGTTTTAGCCTGCCTAATTTGCGCTATGCCCGGCGTTTCGCACCACAAAATTATCCGGCAGGCGCTATTTCTTGGATTGAAGGGCGGTATAAAACAGATATTAGCCGTTTAGAAGAAGAATTGGCGGATGGAAGAACTTTTATCACCGGAGAAAAGCTAACAATAGCTGATTTTTCCTTGTGCGGATACTTATTTTGGGCAGAACAAGCCGAGGTTGATGTACCTCGAAAGGTTCAACAATGGCTGCAACGAATAAGCAAGATTCCAGGTTGGGGACACCCAGACATCTTATTGAAATAA